A window of Pantoea agglomerans contains these coding sequences:
- the sapB gene encoding putrescine export ABC transporter permease SapB produces MIIYMLRRLLLLVITLFLLSLVGFSLSYFTPNAPLEGASLFDAWWFWFSGMLQFDFGVSSTNGQEIGQQLREVFPATLELCVLAFVLALLTGIPLGICAGVTRNKWQDKVISALALLGFSMPVFWLALLFTLFFSLTLGWLPVSGRFDLLYPVQNITGLALVDAWLSPSPWRHEMLVSVVTHMILPVIVLAVAPATEVIRLLRASTSEVMDKNYVKAAATRGLSRFTVIRRHVLHNALPPVIPRLGLQFSTMLTLAMITEMVFNWPGLGRWLINAIRQQDYAAISAGVMVVGGLVILVNVVSDIIGAALNPLKHKEWYALR; encoded by the coding sequence CCAACGCGCCGCTGGAGGGCGCTTCGCTGTTCGACGCCTGGTGGTTCTGGTTTAGCGGCATGCTGCAGTTTGATTTCGGCGTCTCCAGCACCAACGGCCAGGAGATCGGCCAGCAGCTGCGCGAGGTGTTCCCCGCCACGCTTGAGCTGTGCGTGCTGGCATTTGTGCTGGCGCTGCTGACCGGGATTCCGCTCGGCATCTGCGCCGGCGTGACGCGCAATAAGTGGCAGGACAAGGTAATCAGCGCGCTGGCGCTGCTCGGCTTTTCGATGCCGGTATTCTGGCTGGCGCTGCTGTTTACGCTGTTCTTTTCGCTGACGCTCGGCTGGCTGCCGGTGTCCGGCCGCTTTGACCTGCTCTATCCGGTGCAAAATATTACCGGGCTTGCGCTGGTTGACGCCTGGCTGAGCCCGTCGCCGTGGCGTCACGAGATGCTGGTCAGCGTAGTGACGCATATGATCCTGCCGGTGATTGTGCTGGCGGTCGCCCCCGCTACCGAAGTGATCCGCCTGCTGCGCGCCAGCACCAGCGAGGTGATGGATAAAAACTACGTGAAGGCGGCCGCCACGCGCGGGCTGTCTCGTTTTACCGTGATCCGCCGCCATGTGCTGCATAATGCGCTGCCGCCGGTGATCCCGCGTCTGGGCCTGCAGTTTTCCACCATGCTGACGCTGGCGATGATTACCGAGATGGTGTTCAACTGGCCTGGACTGGGCCGCTGGCTTATTAATGCGATTCGTCAGCAGGATTACGCGGCGATTTCCGCAGGCGTGATGGTGGTTGGCGGGCTGGTGATTCTGGTGAACGTGGTTTCCGATATTATTGGCGCGGCGTTGAATCCGCTGAAGCATAAAGAGTGGTATGCGTTGCGGTAG